One segment of Marvinbryantia formatexigens DSM 14469 DNA contains the following:
- a CDS encoding PD-(D/E)XK nuclease family transposase, translating into MKNGQPADNVLHTRYEKYEQILKNLTIMSDMFMRNVFRKTECTEYVLQVIMKKEGLKVLEQFLQKDFKNLQGRSAIMDCVATDTDGNYFNVEIQQANEGASPKRARYHSGLMDMNILNPGQDFDELPESYVIFITVCDSLGYGLPIYHIDREIMENSRGFPDGSHIVYVNSSKQENTELGRLMHDFHCKSADEMYSQVLAERVRELKETREGVDSMCREMEQIYKEGIEEGIEKGIEKGIEKGEMKKAKEASFILADMGLPLEQIARAFHVDVSLIQEWIAENISTAK; encoded by the coding sequence GTGAAAAATGGGCAGCCAGCAGACAATGTTTTACATACACGCTACGAAAAATATGAGCAGATTCTGAAAAATCTGACGATTATGAGCGACATGTTTATGCGGAATGTTTTCAGAAAAACAGAGTGTACAGAATACGTTCTTCAGGTTATAATGAAAAAAGAAGGATTAAAGGTTCTTGAGCAGTTCCTGCAGAAGGATTTTAAAAACCTGCAGGGGCGATCCGCAATTATGGACTGTGTTGCCACAGATACAGACGGAAACTATTTTAATGTGGAGATCCAGCAGGCTAATGAAGGTGCCTCTCCAAAACGCGCCCGGTATCACAGCGGGCTGATGGACATGAATATACTGAATCCCGGACAGGATTTTGATGAGCTTCCGGAAAGCTATGTAATATTCATAACGGTATGTGATTCGCTTGGATATGGTCTTCCCATTTACCATATCGACCGGGAGATCATGGAAAACAGCAGAGGCTTCCCCGACGGCTCACATATCGTGTATGTGAATTCCAGTAAGCAGGAGAATACGGAGCTCGGAAGGCTTATGCATGATTTTCACTGTAAAAGTGCAGATGAAATGTACAGCCAGGTTCTGGCAGAAAGGGTACGTGAATTAAAAGAAACCAGGGAAGGAGTTGATTCTATGTGTCGGGAAATGGAGCAGATTTACAAAGAAGGCATTGAAGAAGGTATCGAGAAGGGTATCGAGAAGGGTATTGAAAAAGGCGAAATGAAAAAAGCAAAAGAAGCCTCCTTTATACTCGCGGATATGGGATTGCCGTTGGAGCAGATTGCACGGGCATTCCATGTTGATGTGTCGCTCATACAGGAATGGATAGCAGAAAATATAAGCACAGCAAAATAG
- a CDS encoding alpha/beta fold hydrolase yields MKTVFLHGLGQTARDWQAVISGTTLPDADCPELFSLSKGNISYSGILAGLEKRYRNEKEPFRICGLSLGALLALDYAIRHGSQISSLVLIGVQYKVPTLLIDFQNLLFRCMPKKSFADMGMAKQDVISLSRSMRSLDFSRGLHKIKCPVTLLCGEKDHANLKASRQLEKLLPQAKLHIIPGAGHELNQCAPDAIAAVLAEE; encoded by the coding sequence ATGAAAACTGTTTTTTTGCATGGTTTAGGACAGACCGCCCGCGACTGGCAGGCTGTCATTTCCGGAACTACGCTGCCGGATGCAGACTGCCCGGAGCTTTTTTCACTTTCAAAAGGAAACATTTCTTATTCCGGTATATTAGCCGGGCTGGAAAAGCGCTACAGAAATGAAAAAGAGCCCTTCCGCATATGCGGTCTTTCTCTGGGTGCGCTGCTTGCGCTGGATTATGCCATACGGCATGGCAGCCAAATATCTTCCCTCGTTTTAATCGGCGTACAGTATAAGGTTCCCACGCTTCTTATTGATTTTCAGAACCTCCTGTTCCGCTGTATGCCAAAGAAGTCGTTCGCGGATATGGGTATGGCAAAGCAGGACGTTATCAGCCTGTCCCGCTCCATGCGCTCCCTTGATTTCAGCCGCGGACTGCATAAAATCAAATGCCCGGTAACGCTTCTGTGCGGCGAAAAGGACCATGCCAATCTGAAGGCCTCCAGGCAGCTTGAAAAACTTCTGCCGCAGGCAAAGCTGCACATCATCCCCGGTGCAGGGCACGAGCTCAATCAATGCGCACCGGATGCCATTGCCGCTGTTCTTGCCGAAGAATAG
- a CDS encoding ABC transporter substrate-binding protein yields the protein MKKHQKNLLSTALVLSLMTGMAGVTAQAADDGGVVPIRVALFTDGNDMTESQKSVFDAFTAEYPNIKPEFEYITSDSYGSNWNGYLMKIQTMIAADDAPDVIALGLEGVAMLVMNDMALPLNDYIDSHEEAQELLSMQNEDLMKIFTVQDNIYSIPYEANCVVTHINKSLFEEAGIELPDYDWTWDEFIDICDRLKESGVCDYPFACTTNFFCFQSLLYANGGSPLNEDWSASAFNSQECIDTCQFFQDAIFEYGYAPEPSETITDTDLMMQERVAMIFTGRWVSDDYNSSEFYDKVYVNTMPNGGGGNTSCAGNAGFVVLNTTEHPEEAMTVATWCSGEDYTKTFLATGSLPSNFVYGKEVCEAASNVIDNWEVMYEIYENGDWKRSCDPPEYTELADIYSDTLSILYSGQQTAEEVLNDASEKINQVFANSQYRDTDEELAVIESLYKR from the coding sequence ATGAAAAAACACCAAAAAAATCTACTTTCAACAGCGTTAGTTCTGAGCTTGATGACGGGTATGGCTGGCGTGACAGCACAGGCGGCAGACGATGGAGGGGTAGTACCGATTCGGGTGGCTTTGTTTACGGACGGCAATGATATGACGGAGAGCCAGAAATCGGTTTTTGACGCATTCACTGCTGAGTACCCCAATATCAAACCGGAATTTGAGTATATTACATCAGATTCCTACGGCTCAAACTGGAATGGGTATCTGATGAAGATTCAGACAATGATAGCGGCGGATGACGCGCCTGATGTTATCGCGCTTGGTCTGGAGGGTGTGGCAATGCTGGTTATGAATGACATGGCTTTGCCGCTGAATGATTACATTGATTCGCATGAGGAAGCACAGGAGCTGCTGAGCATGCAAAATGAAGATTTAATGAAAATTTTTACCGTACAGGATAATATTTATTCAATACCGTACGAGGCGAATTGCGTAGTAACTCATATCAATAAATCTCTGTTTGAGGAAGCGGGGATTGAACTCCCGGATTATGACTGGACGTGGGACGAGTTTATTGATATCTGTGACCGGTTGAAGGAATCCGGTGTCTGCGATTATCCATTCGCATGCACAACAAACTTTTTCTGTTTCCAGAGTCTGCTGTATGCCAATGGCGGTTCTCCGCTGAATGAAGACTGGAGTGCGAGCGCGTTTAATTCACAGGAATGCATCGACACCTGTCAGTTCTTCCAGGATGCAATTTTTGAATACGGGTATGCGCCGGAACCAAGTGAGACGATTACAGACACAGACCTTATGATGCAGGAGCGTGTGGCAATGATTTTCACAGGCCGCTGGGTATCGGATGATTATAATTCGTCAGAATTTTATGACAAGGTCTATGTAAATACCATGCCGAACGGAGGAGGCGGAAATACTTCCTGTGCGGGAAATGCCGGTTTTGTTGTTCTTAATACAACAGAACATCCGGAAGAGGCAATGACGGTTGCTACATGGTGCTCTGGTGAAGATTATACGAAGACGTTTCTTGCCACGGGTTCCCTTCCGTCAAATTTCGTTTATGGAAAAGAAGTATGTGAGGCGGCTTCCAATGTAATTGATAACTGGGAGGTCATGTATGAAATTTATGAAAACGGGGACTGGAAGCGTTCCTGTGACCCGCCGGAATATACGGAACTGGCTGATATTTATTCTGATACATTAAGCATTCTTTATTCTGGACAGCAGACAGCGGAAGAAGTATTGAATGATGCGAGTGAAAAGATTAATCAGGTATTTGCCAACAGCCAGTACAGAGACACGGATGAAGAACTTGCTGTAATTGAGTCGCTTTACAAAAGATAG
- a CDS encoding carbohydrate ABC transporter permease, translating into METKKKRKMTRTQRENLAGHLFVAPAVICFTIFVGIPIIVNVGVLSFAEFSLLGDFEWVGLKNFRDVFRDSSTYTILKNTLRLFLVLVPTHIIGGLIAATAINAVRNHFFHTIFRIALYFPMVVTTASVALVWGYLYDTDFGVFNWILSQFGIDKIRFLGDQHWALLSIAIFSAWKFIGNAFLYYYIGLRNIPETYMEAAKLDGASTWQAYIHVKLPLLTPTIFFVVTTTLINCFQVFDEPYFLTNGGPGVSSQTLAMQIYRKGFGQYHFGYASALGVILFVMVITVTFIMFGTQNKWVTYDTE; encoded by the coding sequence ATGGAGACAAAGAAAAAACGTAAGATGACAAGAACACAGAGAGAAAACCTTGCAGGACACCTGTTTGTTGCCCCGGCAGTCATATGTTTTACAATTTTCGTGGGTATTCCGATTATTGTCAATGTGGGTGTGCTTAGCTTTGCTGAATTTAGTCTTCTGGGAGATTTTGAATGGGTAGGACTTAAAAACTTCAGGGATGTATTTCGGGATTCGTCGACATACACGATTTTGAAAAATACATTGCGGTTGTTTCTTGTTCTGGTTCCAACGCATATTATTGGAGGGCTGATTGCGGCAACAGCAATAAATGCTGTGCGAAACCATTTCTTTCATACGATTTTCCGCATAGCTCTGTATTTTCCGATGGTGGTAACGACCGCTTCAGTGGCATTGGTATGGGGATATCTGTATGACACGGACTTTGGTGTGTTCAACTGGATTTTGTCCCAGTTTGGAATTGATAAAATCCGGTTCCTCGGAGACCAGCACTGGGCACTTTTGTCCATTGCGATTTTCAGTGCCTGGAAGTTTATCGGAAATGCATTTTTGTATTATTATATCGGTCTCAGAAACATACCGGAAACTTATATGGAAGCGGCAAAGCTGGATGGCGCGTCTACGTGGCAGGCTTATATCCATGTAAAACTGCCGCTGCTGACGCCGACAATTTTCTTTGTGGTGACAACGACGCTGATAAACTGTTTCCAGGTATTTGATGAACCTTATTTTCTGACAAACGGTGGGCCGGGAGTATCTTCTCAGACGCTGGCTATGCAGATTTACAGAAAGGGATTTGGACAATATCACTTTGGATATGCATCTGCACTTGGTGTGATTTTGTTTGTGATGGTTATAACTGTAACATTTATTATGTTTGGCACGCAGAATAAATGGGTTACATATGATACGGAGTAA
- a CDS encoding carbohydrate ABC transporter permease codes for MRFFRNSIFVTVIISIVQILFSTMAAFAFAKLNFKGKNILFIYLLSGLMLPYQSYVIAQFFIMNKMHLYNTLWALILPYFANPFGIFLLRQNMSGIPDSYIDAATIDGASKFRIYWSIMLPMTKSSIVVVIFMKFIEQWNNFFAALIYINSEEHFTLPMGMKTLQGFRSAGNLAHILAGVMISLIVPTIVYAFGQKYLLQSTALSGLKS; via the coding sequence ATGAGGTTTTTCAGAAACAGTATTTTTGTAACAGTTATTATTTCGATAGTACAGATACTTTTTTCGACAATGGCTGCCTTTGCTTTTGCGAAGTTGAATTTTAAAGGGAAAAATATACTTTTTATCTATTTGCTGTCGGGGCTGATGCTGCCATATCAGTCTTATGTAATTGCACAGTTTTTTATCATGAATAAGATGCATTTGTATAATACTCTCTGGGCACTGATATTGCCATATTTTGCGAATCCATTTGGAATTTTTCTTCTCCGGCAGAACATGTCCGGCATTCCGGATTCCTATATAGATGCGGCGACGATCGACGGCGCGTCGAAATTCCGGATCTATTGGAGCATTATGCTTCCAATGACAAAATCAAGTATTGTAGTTGTAATATTTATGAAGTTTATAGAACAGTGGAATAATTTTTTTGCGGCGCTGATTTATATAAACAGTGAAGAGCATTTTACACTTCCGATGGGAATGAAAACGCTGCAGGGCTTTCGGTCGGCGGGAAATCTGGCTCATATTCTTGCCGGAGTTATGATTTCACTGATAGTGCCGACGATAGTATATGCTTTCGGGCAGAAGTATTTGCTGCAGAGTACAGCTTTATCGGGACTGAAAAGCTGA